One Capra hircus breed San Clemente chromosome 27, ASM170441v1, whole genome shotgun sequence DNA window includes the following coding sequences:
- the KIAA1456 gene encoding probable tRNA methyltransferase 9-like protein isoform X3, whose protein sequence is MVCDNLNLPFRDQGFDAIISIGVIHHFSTKQRRIRAIKEMARVLAPGGQLMIYVWAMEQKNRHFEKQDVLVPWNKALCSQPFSESGQLGRKQPCGRPERGHPYHPPCSACPCSVCFEGRCNSKRSHSVDCDSVLAGTCCANISKEGEEENGFYNTLGKSFRSWFSSRSLDESTLRKQIEKVRPLKSTESWANSTISIQPSRHSSFDLGHPETLSAGEQNLDEEVFVEPSQGPLEWLRAPTTCKQLNGDHPGVIRRNGDGNFLGGTNAQESCVDEDNFEESTASGSKSWRRISAADSTDSNPGDAISVEEQPNVLDSRAFMRYYHVFREGELCGLLKESVSELHILSSGNDHGNWCVIAEKRESCD, encoded by the exons ATGGTGTGTGACAACCTTAACCTCCCCTTCAGGGATCAGGGCTTCGATGCCATCATCTCCATAGGCG tcATACATCATTTTTCTACAAAACAAAGAAGAATCAGAGCCATAAAAGAAATGGCCAGGGTCCTGGCTCCTGGGGGCCAGCTGATGATTTATGTTTGGGCCATGGAACAGAAGAACCGGCACTTTGAGAAGCAAGACGTGCTTGTTCCCTGGAACAAAGCCTTGTGCTCCCAACCCTTCTCGGAATCCGGCCAGCTGGGGAGAAAGCAGCCGTGTGGGCGCCCAGAAAGAGGCCATCCCTACCACCCACCCTGCTCCGCCTGCCCCTGTTCCGTGTGTTTCGAGGGGCGCTGCAACTCGAAGCGGTCCCACAGTGTGGACTGCGACTCTGTTCTGGCTGGCACCTGCTGTGCAAATATTTCCAAGGAAGGCGAGGAAGAAAACGGATTCTATAACACATTGGGGAAATCGTTTCGCTCCTGGTTTTCCTCTAGATCTTTGGATGAATCCACTCTGAGGAAGCAAATTGAAAAAGTGAGACCCCTGAAAAGCACAGAAAGTTGGGCCAATAGCACGATATCCATCCAGCCTTCAAGACACTCAAGTTTCGACTTAGGTCATCCAGAGACTTTGTCAGCAGGAGAGCAAAATTTAGATGAGGAAGTGTTTGTGGAGCCGTCTCAAGGACCTCTGGAGTGGCTGAGGGCGCCCACCACATGCAAACAGCTAAACGGAGACCATCCCGGAGTCATAAGGAGAAACGGAGATGGGAATTTTCTGGGTGGCACCAATGCTCAGGAGAGCTGCGTGGATGAAGATAACTTTGAAGAAAGCACCGCTTCTGGTAGTAAATCATGGAGGAGGATTTCTGCAGCAGATTCCACAGACTCCAACCCAGGGGACGCCATTTCTGTCGAAGAACAGCCCAACGTTTTGGATTCCAGAGCCTTTATGCGTTACTACCACGTGTTTCGAGAAGGTGAGCTCTGTGGCCTGCTGAAGGAGAGTGTGTCGGAGCTCCATATCCTGAGCTCTGGGAATGACCATGGCAACTGGTGTGTCATTGCAGAGAAGAGGGAGAGCTGTGACTGA
- the KIAA1456 gene encoding probable tRNA methyltransferase 9-like protein isoform X1: MTQPFPVPTLNRIPWHGPTLPRMDHAAAQLEKQHVHDVYESTAPYFSDLQSKAWPRVRQFLQEQKPGSLIADIGCGTGKYLKVNSQVHTLGCDYCAPLVEIARSRGCEVMVCDNLNLPFRDQGFDAIISIGVIHHFSTKQRRIRAIKEMARVLAPGGQLMIYVWAMEQKNRHFEKQDVLVPWNKALCSQPFSESGQLGRKQPCGRPERGHPYHPPCSACPCSVCFEGRCNSKRSHSVDCDSVLAGTCCANISKEGEEENGFYNTLGKSFRSWFSSRSLDESTLRKQIEKVRPLKSTESWANSTISIQPSRHSSFDLGHPETLSAGEQNLDEEVFVEPSQGPLEWLRAPTTCKQLNGDHPGVIRRNGDGNFLGGTNAQESCVDEDNFEESTASGSKSWRRISAADSTDSNPGDAISVEEQPNVLDSRAFMRYYHVFREGELCGLLKESVSELHILSSGNDHGNWCVIAEKRESCD; encoded by the exons ATGACTCAG CCGTTCCCGGTGCCCACTCTGAACCGCATCCCCTGGCACGGCCCCACTCTCCCCAGGATGGACCATGCAGCCGCCCAGCTGGAGAAGCAGCACGTGCATGATGTGTACGAGAGCACCGCGCCCTACTTCAGCGACCTGCAGAGCAAAGCCTGGCCCCGCGTCCGCCAGTTCCTCCAGGAGCAAAAGCCAGGCAGTCTCATCGCCGACATAG GTTGTGGGACTGGAAAGTATCTGAAAGTGAACAGTCAGGTACATACCCTGGGCTGTGACTACTGTGCACCATTGGTCGAGATTGCCCGGAGCAGAGGCTGTGAAGTCATGGTGTGTGACAACCTTAACCTCCCCTTCAGGGATCAGGGCTTCGATGCCATCATCTCCATAGGCG tcATACATCATTTTTCTACAAAACAAAGAAGAATCAGAGCCATAAAAGAAATGGCCAGGGTCCTGGCTCCTGGGGGCCAGCTGATGATTTATGTTTGGGCCATGGAACAGAAGAACCGGCACTTTGAGAAGCAAGACGTGCTTGTTCCCTGGAACAAAGCCTTGTGCTCCCAACCCTTCTCGGAATCCGGCCAGCTGGGGAGAAAGCAGCCGTGTGGGCGCCCAGAAAGAGGCCATCCCTACCACCCACCCTGCTCCGCCTGCCCCTGTTCCGTGTGTTTCGAGGGGCGCTGCAACTCGAAGCGGTCCCACAGTGTGGACTGCGACTCTGTTCTGGCTGGCACCTGCTGTGCAAATATTTCCAAGGAAGGCGAGGAAGAAAACGGATTCTATAACACATTGGGGAAATCGTTTCGCTCCTGGTTTTCCTCTAGATCTTTGGATGAATCCACTCTGAGGAAGCAAATTGAAAAAGTGAGACCCCTGAAAAGCACAGAAAGTTGGGCCAATAGCACGATATCCATCCAGCCTTCAAGACACTCAAGTTTCGACTTAGGTCATCCAGAGACTTTGTCAGCAGGAGAGCAAAATTTAGATGAGGAAGTGTTTGTGGAGCCGTCTCAAGGACCTCTGGAGTGGCTGAGGGCGCCCACCACATGCAAACAGCTAAACGGAGACCATCCCGGAGTCATAAGGAGAAACGGAGATGGGAATTTTCTGGGTGGCACCAATGCTCAGGAGAGCTGCGTGGATGAAGATAACTTTGAAGAAAGCACCGCTTCTGGTAGTAAATCATGGAGGAGGATTTCTGCAGCAGATTCCACAGACTCCAACCCAGGGGACGCCATTTCTGTCGAAGAACAGCCCAACGTTTTGGATTCCAGAGCCTTTATGCGTTACTACCACGTGTTTCGAGAAGGTGAGCTCTGTGGCCTGCTGAAGGAGAGTGTGTCGGAGCTCCATATCCTGAGCTCTGGGAATGACCATGGCAACTGGTGTGTCATTGCAGAGAAGAGGGAGAGCTGTGACTGA
- the KIAA1456 gene encoding probable tRNA methyltransferase 9-like protein isoform X2 translates to MDHAAAQLEKQHVHDVYESTAPYFSDLQSKAWPRVRQFLQEQKPGSLIADIGCGTGKYLKVNSQVHTLGCDYCAPLVEIARSRGCEVMVCDNLNLPFRDQGFDAIISIGVIHHFSTKQRRIRAIKEMARVLAPGGQLMIYVWAMEQKNRHFEKQDVLVPWNKALCSQPFSESGQLGRKQPCGRPERGHPYHPPCSACPCSVCFEGRCNSKRSHSVDCDSVLAGTCCANISKEGEEENGFYNTLGKSFRSWFSSRSLDESTLRKQIEKVRPLKSTESWANSTISIQPSRHSSFDLGHPETLSAGEQNLDEEVFVEPSQGPLEWLRAPTTCKQLNGDHPGVIRRNGDGNFLGGTNAQESCVDEDNFEESTASGSKSWRRISAADSTDSNPGDAISVEEQPNVLDSRAFMRYYHVFREGELCGLLKESVSELHILSSGNDHGNWCVIAEKRESCD, encoded by the exons ATGGACCATGCAGCCGCCCAGCTGGAGAAGCAGCACGTGCATGATGTGTACGAGAGCACCGCGCCCTACTTCAGCGACCTGCAGAGCAAAGCCTGGCCCCGCGTCCGCCAGTTCCTCCAGGAGCAAAAGCCAGGCAGTCTCATCGCCGACATAG GTTGTGGGACTGGAAAGTATCTGAAAGTGAACAGTCAGGTACATACCCTGGGCTGTGACTACTGTGCACCATTGGTCGAGATTGCCCGGAGCAGAGGCTGTGAAGTCATGGTGTGTGACAACCTTAACCTCCCCTTCAGGGATCAGGGCTTCGATGCCATCATCTCCATAGGCG tcATACATCATTTTTCTACAAAACAAAGAAGAATCAGAGCCATAAAAGAAATGGCCAGGGTCCTGGCTCCTGGGGGCCAGCTGATGATTTATGTTTGGGCCATGGAACAGAAGAACCGGCACTTTGAGAAGCAAGACGTGCTTGTTCCCTGGAACAAAGCCTTGTGCTCCCAACCCTTCTCGGAATCCGGCCAGCTGGGGAGAAAGCAGCCGTGTGGGCGCCCAGAAAGAGGCCATCCCTACCACCCACCCTGCTCCGCCTGCCCCTGTTCCGTGTGTTTCGAGGGGCGCTGCAACTCGAAGCGGTCCCACAGTGTGGACTGCGACTCTGTTCTGGCTGGCACCTGCTGTGCAAATATTTCCAAGGAAGGCGAGGAAGAAAACGGATTCTATAACACATTGGGGAAATCGTTTCGCTCCTGGTTTTCCTCTAGATCTTTGGATGAATCCACTCTGAGGAAGCAAATTGAAAAAGTGAGACCCCTGAAAAGCACAGAAAGTTGGGCCAATAGCACGATATCCATCCAGCCTTCAAGACACTCAAGTTTCGACTTAGGTCATCCAGAGACTTTGTCAGCAGGAGAGCAAAATTTAGATGAGGAAGTGTTTGTGGAGCCGTCTCAAGGACCTCTGGAGTGGCTGAGGGCGCCCACCACATGCAAACAGCTAAACGGAGACCATCCCGGAGTCATAAGGAGAAACGGAGATGGGAATTTTCTGGGTGGCACCAATGCTCAGGAGAGCTGCGTGGATGAAGATAACTTTGAAGAAAGCACCGCTTCTGGTAGTAAATCATGGAGGAGGATTTCTGCAGCAGATTCCACAGACTCCAACCCAGGGGACGCCATTTCTGTCGAAGAACAGCCCAACGTTTTGGATTCCAGAGCCTTTATGCGTTACTACCACGTGTTTCGAGAAGGTGAGCTCTGTGGCCTGCTGAAGGAGAGTGTGTCGGAGCTCCATATCCTGAGCTCTGGGAATGACCATGGCAACTGGTGTGTCATTGCAGAGAAGAGGGAGAGCTGTGACTGA